CAGGTCCGACAGGGCTGATGGCGGCGGCGCCGGCCGGGGGGCGGATGCGGCCGGCGCCGGCTGAGCGGGCGCATTCGGCGGCGTCGTCTGAGCCGGCGCATTCGGCGGCGTCGACGGGTCGCTGGGGGTGGCCGTCGTCGTGGACTCGGTCCTGGGTGCGGTCGGCGGCGTTGACGGAACCGCTCCATCCGGTTTGGCCCCGCTGGAGCATCCGACGAGCAGCACGACGACGGCCGGTACGAACAGGCGCCTCAAACGGGGCGTCCGGCCCCTGGCCCGTCGGGTAACGCCGCCTTCACCGGGTATCCGCATTGCGCCAGTTTGACACCGACGGCGGCGCCGATCAACGGTTTTGCAGCCCCGGCAATTTCAGCTTGAAGCTTCAACCTTGCCCAAGGTTTTTACAAGTTCCTGAGCCGACTATGGAAAGGGGGAATTCCCCGGAAGTTGCCGCAGCGGGCAGTACGCACGTAGGTCTACTTGCTGGTTCCTGAGAACCGGGAATTGACTGCAGTTGGGGCGAAAGCAAACAACGTCATTGAGTGGTGAGGCAAATGTCCATCCCGAATCTTGCATCAAAATCGCGCCCTCAGACGACGCCGCCCATGGTTCCAGCTTCCGTCAGCGTGGTCATCCCCACCCTGAACGAAGCCATGAACCTGCCCTGGGTCCTCCGCCGCATGCCGTCCTATGTGGACGAAGTCGTGATCGTTGACGGGCGGTCGCTGGACAACACGGTCGAAGTGGCCAAGGCGCTGCGCCTCGATATCGTGGTGGTCGACGAGACGAGGGCGGGCAAGGGTGCCGCGGTCCGCGCCGGCTTCGCTGCCGCCTCGGGCGACATCATCGTCATGCTGGACGGGGATGGCAGCATGGACCCCCAGGAAATCGGCTGGCTGGTCGCCCCGCTGCAGCATGAGTACGACTTCGTCAAGGGATCCCGCTACGTCACCGGCGGCGGCTCCGACGACATCACCCTGCTGCGGACCACCGGCAACCGGATGCTGACAGCGCTGGCCAACCTCGTGCTCGGCAGCGACTTCTCCGACCTCTGCTACGGGTACATCGCCTTGCGCCGGGAATGCGTCGAAGTGCTTGAGCTCCAGTCGGACGGATTCGAAATCGAAACCGAGCTGATTGTGCGTGCCTCCCGGGCCGGGCTGCGGATCGCCGAAGTGCCCAGCCGCGAACTCGCCCGGATCTCCGGGAACTCGAACCTCCACACTTTCCGGGACGGGTGGCGGGTCCTGCGCACCCTGGCCCGGGAACGCATCAGCTGGGAGGCACCCACAGCCGGCGCCCGGCCCGAGGCCCTGCGGCGGGTCAAATACAAGTATCCGAACAAGGCATTCCCGCACATTCCCACGGATCCGCGGAGCGTCCTCGGCGTAGCGGTAGGGGAATAAGATGTCCCAGATTCCGGGGTTGCCCAGCGTGTCCGTCGTTATTTGCTCCTACGCGGAAGAGCGCTGGGACCTGCTCATCGGTGCCCTCGATTCGCTCCGGACCCAGACACACAGCCCGCAGCAGACCATCGTCGTCGTCGACTACAACGTGGAACTTTACAAGCGGCTCATCTTCACCGTTCCCGACGTCGTGATTGTGGAGAACACCGGCCCCAAGGGCCTGTCCGGAGCCCGGAACACCGGGGCTGGCGTCGCCAACGCCGAGATCGTCGCGTTCCTGGACGACGACGCCGAGGCGGCCCCGGACTGGATTGAACGGCTCGCGGCGATGTACGACGACGACGATGTGCTCGCCGTCGGCGGCAGCGTGCAGCCTGTCTGGGACGCCGGCCGGCCGCGCTACTTCGCCCAGGAACTCGACTGGATCGTCGGCTGCACCTACCACGGACTGCCCAAAGTCGCCGCCGAAGTGCGCAACGTGATCGGGGCAAACATGTCTTTCCGGGCCGACGTGCTGAACCGGGTGGGAGGGTTCAATCCGGACCTCGGCCGGCAGGACGCGCAACCCCTCGGCTGCGAAGAGACGGAGCTGTGCATCCGGGCGGTCATCGGAGCCCCCGGCTCGCGGGTGGTCTACGAGCCCGCCGCCGTTGTGCACCACCACGTTCCCAGGCAGCGCGGCACGCTGAAGTACATGCTCTCGCGGTCCTGGTCCGAGGGGATCTCCAAGGCCCGGGTCAGCCGGCTCGTCGGGCACAAGCGAGCGCTCGGCCCGGAACGGCGCTACGTCAGGCAGGTCCTGCCACGCGCGGTGTTTGCCGGAATTCGCGACGCGGTGCGTGGCAATGACCTCGCCGGACTCGGCCGCTCCGCCATGGTGATGGCTGTGCTCGCCACGACCGCCCTCGGGTACGTGCGCGGGCGCCGGCTGCCTCCCGCGCCCGCACCGCAAGAAACCAGCCAGCCAGCACCCGACGATCTGTGGAGGGAAGTTCAGTGAAAGCGATCTCAGTAGGCGGGGCCGGCGAAATAGTCCGCGGCCGCACTCTTGGTTCCCGGCGGCTCGAACCATGAGCCAGTCCGAGCGGGACGTGCTGACCCCGGCGGGCGCCTCCGCTGGCGCGAGCTTCGACATCCATGGCCTCGTCGGCATCGACGTCGAGCCCGGCACTCCGGGCGAGGCTCAGTTGCGGGACATGCTCGCGCCCTTCCTGCGCGGTTCACGGGCACCGCTTCGCCTGCACATCAGCGGAGCCGTCTCGCCCATCGCCGAGCAGTCACATGCAGAGGACGCCTACCGTTTCACCGGCGACTCCCTCTACCTTCCCGCCGACCGTGTGCAGATCATCGAAACCCGCGACGGCTACCGGATCCAGGGCCAGGGTGAACTCCTGACCGCCGTCATCCCCTTGCTCGACCGGCTGTGCGTCCGCGAGGACGCCGCCATGATCCATGCCGCCGTCGTTGACTTCCGGGGTTCCGGGGTCCTGCTGCCGGCCTGGGGCGGGGTCGGCAAGACCAGCACCGTCGCCAAGCTGGTCGCCACCCCCGGCGTGCGGTTCATGGCCGACGACTGGGCTTTCACCGGGGCGGACGGCATGCTCATGGGCTACGCCAAGCCGATGTTCATCAAGCCGCACCACCGCGCCATCTACCCCGACCTCTTCCACGGCACGCGCAAGCCCCTCGCACCGGGCTGGCTCACCAACCCCGTCGCACGGCTGGCAACGGCCGTGCACCCCGTCATCGTCCGCTACCCGAAGACCGCGGCGTTCACCCGCCGCTGGTCTCCCGAACACCGGATGGTGCAACCGGACCAGGTGTTCGGGTCCGAACGGATCTCCTCCGCGGCGCCGGCACGGCTGGCGATCTTCCTCGAACGGTTCGACGGTTCCGAAGCAAGGTTGGAGGCACGCAGTCGCGAGTGGATGACTTCCCGCATCATCGGCAACTTCCACTCCGAACTGCCGATGGTGTCCCGGCGGCTGGTCGAAGCGCTCGGGGCGACCGGCCTGGTGCCCCTTGAGGACCATTTCGGCCAGAAGGCGGCGGTTGTGCGCCGGGCCCTGGAAGACGTGCCCTGCTCGCTCCTGCGGATCCCCGCGGCCTGGTCCGCCGACCGGACCTCGGACTACGTGGCCAACGTGGTCCGCACGAAATTGGATGAGTGAGGTACGGGCCGGTGGGGGATCTTGAGGTGTCCGTGATCATTCCGGCGCGGAACGCCGCGGCCTGGCTGGGCGAGTGCCTGGAGTCGGTCCGCGCCCAGAACCCGCGCGAGATCATCGTGGTCGACGGCTGTTCACTCGACGACACTGCCAGCATTGCGCGGTCTTTCGGGGCCCGCGTCCTCTCCGACGAGGGCCGCGGCCTGCCGGCCGCGAGGATGCTGGGCGTCCAGAATGCCGGCTGCGAGGTCGTGGCGCTGATTGACGCCGACGTCGTGCTGCCCCCGGGCACCCTCAAGCGGCTGCTGCGCGAGTTCGACGACGGCGCCTACGACGGCCTGCAGTTCGGCCTGGCCAGCGAGTCCGACGGCCCCGGCTACTGGGGCGCCGCCCTGGCATGGCACCACAACCACAGCCGGGTCCGCTCGTGGTTCGGTGTCAGCGCCACGCTGATGCGCCGCGAGGTGCTGCTGTCCGTTGGTTTCGATGACAACTTCCGTTCCGGTGAGGACATCGAACTGCGGATCCGGCTCGAGAACGGCGGCTACAAGCTCGGCGTCTCCCCCACCACCGTCGTCCGGCACCGCTTCGCCGACACGTTCGACTGCGCCCGCGACCAGTGGCTCCAGGACGGCGCCGGTATGGCCCGGACCATCCGGAAGCACCCGGGCCGGGCCGGCTGGCTGGCCGTGTTGCCGCTGCTGGCATCCGTGCGCGGGGTGGGCCTGTCCCTGGTCCACGCCCCCCGCTTCCTGCCCTACTGGGTCGGCTTCCTGCTCTACAACTACCGAGCGATGTTTGGCGAGATCCTCCGCCCCCAGTCGCGCCCGCTCTCCGTCGGTGGCAACGCGGCCTGGCTCGCGGCGGCGCGGATCGCGCCCATGGTGACGGGCTTCCTGTTCTGGGCGCTTGCCGCACTGCTGCTGCCGCCGGAACAAATCGGGCTCGGGTCAGCGGTGGTCTCCGCCGCCCTCCTCACCGTCCAACTCGGCATGCTCGGCGTCGGACCGGCAACCCTGACGCTCCTGCCCAGCGAGCCCGACGGCGGCCGCCGGCTGACCGCGACGAGCCTGCTGACCGTCGGGGTTTCCGCACTGGTGGTGGGCGGGGTGCTCGCGGTGGTCACCTACGCGCTGGGTTCGGGCGTCGGTGAGGCGTGGAAGAACCCGCTCGTGACGGTCATCTTCCTCGCGACGGCACTTTTCGCCAGCGCGGCCTACCAGCTGGACCACATCGGCGTCGCCCAGGAGCGGGCAGACCGTGCACTGGTGCGGAGCCTGCTGCAAAGCCTGGTGCAGCTGGGAGTCCTCGGCCTGGCCTTCGCCGCTGGGATCCGCGACCTGTCCGTCGTGGTGGGCGCCGTGGGCGCGGGGGCTCTGGTCAGCGTCCTTTCGGGGTTGCGTCAGCTTCGCCGGGCGCGCCTTGAACCGGATTGGCGGCACGGCCTGCGCCCCCGGTCGGCCGTCGGCCTGCTCAGGCCGGGCCTGCCCAACCACGCCCTTATGCTGGCGGACCGGGCCCCGGGCTACCTCCTGCCCTTGATCGTCGCCGCCACCCTCGGCCCGGCGTCGACCGCCGCCTGGTACATCGTGTGGATGATGGCCTCCGCGGTCTTCTTCGTCCCGCAGTCGGCAGGGTTCTCGCTTCAGACTGCCCTGGCCGGAACGCGGTCCAAACCAGGGCTGGTTGCCTCCGCTATCCGCGCAAGCCTGCTGCTCACCCTCGCGGCCGGGCTGATCCTGCTGCTGTTGGGGCCCTATCTCCTGCAGTTCCTCGGTCCGCACTACGCCTCCGCCTGGGTCCTGTTGCCGGTCCTCGTACCGGCCCTGCTGCTCAGTTGCGTGACCCAGGTCTATTACGGCCTGTGCCGCGCCCGGGGGCGCCTGTTGGAATCGACATTCGTCGCGGTCCTGACGGCCGCGCTGGTGGTCGTCCCGGCCGCCGCCGTTGCCCAGCAATATGGCCTTACCGGCGTGTCCGTGCTCTGGTCCGCCGCCCAGGCGGCCGCGGCACTCATCGCCGTCTGGCGTCTGATCACTCTGACCCGAGTGAAGCCCGCTGCACCTGACCCGGTCTCTTCAGCGGCATTCAACGAGCCCACTGGAATCGAGAAATCATGACACCCGAACCCTCCACCGTTGTCCCCGCTGCTCCGTCGGCGCATGGGCGCCACGAAGGCGCCAGGGACGAGGCTAAACACGGCGTGAAACACGGCGCCACTCCACCGTCCGCCGAGCACCGGGTGGAATCAAGCCCGCTCTGGCAGATCGGCGCCCTGGCCGGAATCGCAGCCCTGGCCGTGGTCCTGGGCATCTGGGGGATGCGGGAGGTCGACCCTGACCAGACCGCCGGGGCCGGGCTCATCGCCCTGCTTCCCCCCGTCTACTTCGTCGCCCTGGCCCTCAGCTTGACCGGCTTCGTCGCTTCCTTGAACCTCCGGCAGTTCGTTCCGGCGCTCCTTGCCGGCCAGGTGCTGGTCACGGTGCTCATCCTGCATGGCGCCGATCCGATCATCCACGGACTGCCCCGGCTTGAGGCGAGCTACCGGCACCTCGGCATCGCCGACAGCATCGCCCAGTCCGGGCAGCTGCATCCGAACCTGGACGCCTACTTCAACTGGCCGGGCTTCTTCGACCTGCTGGGGATGCTCTCCGGCGCAACCGGGGCGAAGGATCTGATGGTCATCGCTACGTGGGCACCGATCGGCATCAACCTCCTGCTGCTCGCTCCCCTGCTGGCACTGGCCACGCGGATCACGGCGAACCGGCGGCATGCCTGGGCCGGCGTCTGGCTCTTCTACCTGACCAGCTGGGTCGGACAGGACTACCTGGCACCGCAGGCTTACGCGTTCATCCTGCTCGTTACGCTCTTCGCCTGCCTCCTGAGCACCTTCAGCGGCTGGGCCTGGCCCACGGGCGGTAACCGCTTCACCACGGCGCTTGCCCGGACCGTCGACAAACTGGATAGCTCGGTACCGCAGCAGCAGGGACTGATCCAGCCCTCCCAGCGGGACTCAGCGATCCTTCTGGGGATTTGCGCGCTGATCCTGCTCGCGATGACGGCCTCGCACCAGCTCACCCCGTTCGCCGCTGTCCCGGTCCTCGTGGCCTTCATGCTGATCGGACGGCTGCGCTCACGGTCGCTGCCCCTGCTGGCGCTGGCCCTCCCGGTGGTTTGGCTCGTATTTGTCGCCTCCGCCTACTTCCAAGGCCACCAGGACCAGCTCTTCGGCTCCTTCGGCGACATTGGCGCGAACACGATCGGGGCGCTGAACGACAGGATCTCCGGCAGCGGTCCGCACCTCGCGGTGGTCTACACCCGGGTGGCGGAGGTAGCGGTGATCTGGATCCTCGCGATCATCGGCGCCATTATGGGCCACCGGCGGGCCACACCATGGCTGGCCGCCGCGGTTGGCGCCCTCGCTCCGCTCCTGCTGGTGTCGGTCCAGCCCTACGGCGGCGAACTGTTGCTGCGGCTTTTCCTGTTCAGCCTCCCGTTCGCCGCGTGCCTGGTGGCGCTCCCGCTGATGTGGGACCGGCCCGCCGGCCCCGGTCTGGCACGCGGTGTGGCACTGCTCGTGCTGGGCGCGGCCCTGGCCACAACAACGCTCGTCACGCGGTACGGCAATGACAGCATGGAGACCTTCTCACGCGCTGAAATCGCCCTTGTTGACCGGCTCTACGCGACGGCACCTCCCGGCTCCGTGCTGATCGAGGCGATCCGCAACACCCCCTGGAAATACCAAGAGTACGCAAGCTACGACTACCGCGCCCTGGCCGCCGCAGAGCCCCGGCCCGACGCGGCACCACTGAGCTGCGACACGGTAAACCAGATCGCCCGGCGCGCCGGAGCGTACCTGATCGTCACGGCCAGCCAGCAGCATGCCGCGGAGCTTCGCGGAACGACTCCGGCCGGGGATCT
The nucleotide sequence above comes from Arthrobacter sp. KBS0702. Encoded proteins:
- a CDS encoding glycosyltransferase family 2 protein; the encoded protein is MSQIPGLPSVSVVICSYAEERWDLLIGALDSLRTQTHSPQQTIVVVDYNVELYKRLIFTVPDVVIVENTGPKGLSGARNTGAGVANAEIVAFLDDDAEAAPDWIERLAAMYDDDDVLAVGGSVQPVWDAGRPRYFAQELDWIVGCTYHGLPKVAAEVRNVIGANMSFRADVLNRVGGFNPDLGRQDAQPLGCEETELCIRAVIGAPGSRVVYEPAAVVHHHVPRQRGTLKYMLSRSWSEGISKARVSRLVGHKRALGPERRYVRQVLPRAVFAGIRDAVRGNDLAGLGRSAMVMAVLATTALGYVRGRRLPPAPAPQETSQPAPDDLWREVQ
- a CDS encoding glycosyltransferase family 2 protein, coding for MVPASVSVVIPTLNEAMNLPWVLRRMPSYVDEVVIVDGRSLDNTVEVAKALRLDIVVVDETRAGKGAAVRAGFAAASGDIIVMLDGDGSMDPQEIGWLVAPLQHEYDFVKGSRYVTGGGSDDITLLRTTGNRMLTALANLVLGSDFSDLCYGYIALRRECVEVLELQSDGFEIETELIVRASRAGLRIAEVPSRELARISGNSNLHTFRDGWRVLRTLARERISWEAPTAGARPEALRRVKYKYPNKAFPHIPTDPRSVLGVAVGE
- a CDS encoding glycosyltransferase, giving the protein MRYGPVGDLEVSVIIPARNAAAWLGECLESVRAQNPREIIVVDGCSLDDTASIARSFGARVLSDEGRGLPAARMLGVQNAGCEVVALIDADVVLPPGTLKRLLREFDDGAYDGLQFGLASESDGPGYWGAALAWHHNHSRVRSWFGVSATLMRREVLLSVGFDDNFRSGEDIELRIRLENGGYKLGVSPTTVVRHRFADTFDCARDQWLQDGAGMARTIRKHPGRAGWLAVLPLLASVRGVGLSLVHAPRFLPYWVGFLLYNYRAMFGEILRPQSRPLSVGGNAAWLAAARIAPMVTGFLFWALAALLLPPEQIGLGSAVVSAALLTVQLGMLGVGPATLTLLPSEPDGGRRLTATSLLTVGVSALVVGGVLAVVTYALGSGVGEAWKNPLVTVIFLATALFASAAYQLDHIGVAQERADRALVRSLLQSLVQLGVLGLAFAAGIRDLSVVVGAVGAGALVSVLSGLRQLRRARLEPDWRHGLRPRSAVGLLRPGLPNHALMLADRAPGYLLPLIVAATLGPASTAAWYIVWMMASAVFFVPQSAGFSLQTALAGTRSKPGLVASAIRASLLLTLAAGLILLLLGPYLLQFLGPHYASAWVLLPVLVPALLLSCVTQVYYGLCRARGRLLESTFVAVLTAALVVVPAAAVAQQYGLTGVSVLWSAAQAAAALIAVWRLITLTRVKPAAPDPVSSAAFNEPTGIEKS